Proteins encoded within one genomic window of Nitrospina gracilis 3/211:
- a CDS encoding tetratricopeptide repeat protein — protein sequence MNEEAPTNEPPAVNPEIEALKQQVEAHPDDPALLIKLGQAWMKDLNGEEALKVFRKAAQLDPENPRVHFWLAKAFDALNRCEEMIDAFREAAYLDPEWAEAQYNLGLAHMVVGEYDEAGEAFMKAVEIQSDYAEAHRVLSVVLAIQGQKEASQHHKQEAARLNPEFR from the coding sequence ATGAACGAAGAAGCCCCCACCAACGAACCGCCTGCGGTCAACCCGGAAATCGAAGCCCTCAAGCAACAGGTTGAGGCCCATCCCGATGACCCGGCCCTCCTGATCAAGCTCGGCCAGGCCTGGATGAAGGACCTCAACGGCGAGGAGGCATTGAAGGTGTTCCGCAAGGCGGCGCAACTCGATCCCGAAAACCCCCGGGTGCACTTCTGGCTGGCCAAGGCGTTTGACGCCCTCAACCGCTGCGAGGAAATGATAGACGCCTTCCGGGAAGCCGCGTACCTGGACCCCGAATGGGCGGAGGCGCAGTACAACCTGGGCCTTGCGCACATGGTGGTCGGCGAATACGACGAGGCGGGCGAGGCGTTCATGAAAGCCGTCGAGATCCAGTCGGATTATGCCGAAGCGCACCGCGTGTTGAGCGTGGTGTTGGCCATTCAGGGCCAGAAGGAAGCGTCCCAGCATCACAAACAGGAAGCCGCCCGCCTGAACCCGGAATTCCGTTGA
- a CDS encoding CPXCG motif-containing cysteine-rich protein, whose translation MEEEYFFECPWCGEEISMLVDLSVPAQAYIEDCEVCCRPIEIQYQSSGFGVEGFSAARG comes from the coding sequence ATGGAAGAGGAATACTTTTTTGAATGCCCCTGGTGCGGGGAGGAGATTTCCATGCTGGTGGACCTTTCGGTTCCGGCCCAGGCCTACATCGAGGACTGTGAGGTCTGTTGCCGCCCGATAGAAATCCAATACCAGAGCAGCGGATTCGGGGTGGAAGGCTTTTCTGCCGCCCGGGGATGA
- a CDS encoding Dyp-type peroxidase domain-containing protein, whose translation MSRSQTGIVSTPARHSCVLIYEVVDLPMNAMSVGQFSVMVPGFVSDVLKKYPGERIACVVGFGPMFWLLAWHGKKPRRLRPFETLEAEGREFPATEGDLLFYLHANQIECLRDMVGYIDENLKGLVQPIDRFWGQSPAITFAEQETAAPDGVPESVFIDTHEADFFRGSFVLVQNFRHAPDETVEVATPLKETARQLGREEHLLIHSLPYRAEDEAGTLTMLFHSDPDAVDTVLEKSLEISPGQDGVHWADRLRPVSGARFFVPSIDVLTGLRMGGIRMNRFSPTRQYS comes from the coding sequence ATGTCCCGATCGCAGACAGGAATCGTATCCACCCCCGCCCGCCACTCGTGCGTTTTGATTTACGAAGTGGTGGACCTGCCGATGAACGCGATGAGCGTCGGCCAGTTCTCGGTGATGGTGCCGGGGTTCGTGTCGGACGTATTGAAAAAGTATCCGGGTGAACGGATCGCCTGCGTGGTCGGTTTCGGCCCGATGTTCTGGCTGCTGGCCTGGCACGGCAAGAAACCGCGCCGCCTGCGTCCGTTTGAAACGCTGGAAGCGGAGGGCCGCGAGTTTCCCGCCACCGAGGGGGACCTGCTTTTTTATCTTCACGCCAACCAGATCGAATGCCTGCGTGACATGGTGGGGTACATTGATGAAAACCTCAAGGGGCTGGTCCAGCCCATCGACCGGTTCTGGGGCCAATCCCCCGCCATCACCTTTGCGGAACAGGAAACCGCCGCTCCGGATGGAGTGCCGGAGTCGGTCTTCATCGACACACACGAGGCGGACTTTTTTCGTGGCAGCTTTGTGCTGGTGCAGAATTTCCGTCACGCTCCGGACGAGACCGTGGAGGTGGCCACGCCTCTCAAGGAAACCGCCCGGCAACTGGGGCGGGAGGAGCATCTGCTCATTCATTCTCTGCCGTACCGCGCGGAAGATGAAGCGGGAACGCTGACCATGCTGTTTCACAGCGACCCGGATGCGGTGGACACGGTACTTGAAAAATCGCTCGAGATTTCGCCCGGACAGGACGGGGTGCACTGGGCGGACCGCCTGCGTCCGGTGTCAGGTGCCCGGTTTTTCGTGCCGTCGATCGATGTGCTCACCGGTCTCCGCATGGGCGGCATCCGGATGAACCGTTTCTCCCCCACGCGCCAGTATTCCTGA
- the modC gene encoding molybdenum ABC transporter ATP-binding protein produces MTRLTAHFQVPYPGFTLDAELDVPARGVTVIFGRSGSGKTTLLRCMAGLTRSPSGFFSVGDDVWQDESQGLFRPVHQRAIGLVFQDARLFPHLSVQSNLQYGYRRIAEKERKVDFDHIVSLLEIGPLLDRRPANLSGGEQQRVAIGRALLTSPQLLLMDEPLANLDTARKMEILPYLLKLRAELGLPIVYVSHSLEEIMQLVDTLVLLKEGRVVACDAANRVLQTLPAEERIDPGLAGTLLDTTVVDHDDAFVLTRVRYGDQHLYLPRQNVTPGRPLRLHVLARDISIVVSPATIQTSVLNILEATVLEILEGGGAAHAVDIRLDVGQPVLATITKKSLARLNLKPGQKVYAHIKAVQMVHEIPEF; encoded by the coding sequence ATGACCCGCCTCACCGCACACTTTCAGGTTCCGTACCCCGGGTTCACCCTCGATGCCGAATTGGACGTGCCGGCACGCGGTGTGACCGTGATCTTCGGCCGGTCGGGAAGCGGCAAGACCACGCTTCTCCGTTGCATGGCGGGACTCACAAGGTCGCCTTCCGGTTTTTTTTCGGTGGGCGATGATGTGTGGCAGGACGAATCCCAGGGTCTCTTCCGCCCGGTGCATCAGCGTGCCATCGGCCTGGTTTTTCAGGACGCGCGGCTGTTTCCGCACCTGAGCGTTCAATCCAACCTGCAATACGGTTACCGACGAATAGCGGAAAAGGAACGTAAGGTCGACTTCGACCATATAGTTTCCCTGTTGGAGATCGGGCCCCTGCTGGACCGCCGGCCCGCGAACCTTTCCGGTGGTGAACAGCAACGCGTCGCCATTGGCCGCGCCCTGCTGACCAGTCCGCAGCTCCTGCTCATGGATGAACCGCTGGCCAACCTGGACACCGCGCGCAAAATGGAAATCCTCCCCTATCTTTTGAAACTGCGCGCGGAACTAGGCCTGCCCATTGTGTACGTCAGCCATTCGCTGGAAGAAATTATGCAGTTGGTGGATACCCTGGTGTTGTTGAAAGAGGGACGGGTGGTCGCCTGCGATGCGGCGAACCGGGTGCTGCAGACCCTGCCTGCGGAAGAACGCATCGATCCCGGTCTGGCGGGAACGCTGCTGGACACAACGGTTGTGGACCATGACGATGCCTTCGTATTGACGCGCGTCCGTTACGGGGACCAGCACCTGTACCTCCCACGACAGAACGTGACCCCGGGACGCCCCCTCCGCCTGCACGTGCTGGCCCGCGACATCAGCATCGTGGTCAGCCCGGCGACTATCCAGACCAGCGTGCTCAATATCCTGGAAGCGACGGTGCTGGAAATCCTGGAAGGCGGGGGTGCGGCACATGCGGTGGATATCCGGCTGGATGTCGGTCAACCCGTGCTCGCCACCATCACGAAAAAATCCCTGGCGCGTCTGAACCTGAAACCCGGACAAAAGGTGTACGCGCACATCAAGGCCGTGCAGATGGTGCACGAGATTCCGGAATTTTGA
- a CDS encoding tetratricopeptide repeat protein codes for MASKGVAQTLQEVLNNLQTQLKEKTAQLNAAKKKIAELQKGGATEDLTPLLEAEKDKRLKLEKALEDANQKAVELEKKVSEGAAAGISSGAELNQEIEKRTRAEQELLSKTQEVLDLKQKVLDEQALRQKAETALQNAPAASSGGIPESQYQLEVQKREGLEAQVKDLQTRLEEAQKAASSAPSSDALQRELDLVKKSEELAKMEKANLETKLQQTEAKLQEALQRPADTGESDILKQELQAAKSELESLRESEQALRDSEQALQDEKLALQNESINLQTQISDLESQLENAKRQSTQGSEEVESLQKEIELTKKAEELLKTEKDYLAGQLKELQASLEQANQSSGESDALKQEVAALKETEQALTAEKTSLEQQLKDAYAKVDQALKQAAAGSGKSESLEQELAQLREGKEQLRQEKAELEKLLNAAKAKIKEVEQKATDTKELEALKKELEQAKKSEELHKKQTENLEGQLRKYQDDLQHLRAGIQMESEARAKAEAEVRAIQSQISAAAAVSSEPAAAPPPQKQSAPARPASPPPGRPAAAASGGGQDEREIERLKQMIKQKPRDPKLHAQLGKLYSDRKRYQEAVEPLTQAVRLNPRDAQICYQLGNTQYRLDHYQEALDAFNKAVRANPKYAEAHFFLCTLNELVGNEDVAQRHYQKAIKLDPDIENKMGMI; via the coding sequence ATGGCCAGTAAAGGCGTTGCCCAAACGCTCCAGGAAGTACTGAACAACCTTCAGACTCAATTGAAGGAAAAAACCGCCCAACTGAACGCGGCGAAAAAGAAGATCGCCGAACTCCAAAAAGGTGGGGCGACAGAGGACCTCACTCCTCTCTTGGAAGCGGAAAAAGACAAACGCCTCAAACTGGAAAAAGCCCTGGAGGATGCCAACCAGAAGGCCGTCGAGCTTGAGAAAAAAGTGTCTGAAGGCGCCGCAGCCGGGATTTCCAGCGGAGCCGAACTCAACCAGGAAATCGAAAAGCGCACCCGGGCCGAACAGGAACTGCTGAGCAAAACACAGGAAGTGCTCGACTTGAAACAGAAGGTCCTGGATGAGCAGGCCCTGCGTCAGAAAGCCGAGACCGCCTTGCAGAATGCCCCCGCCGCTTCCTCAGGCGGGATTCCGGAATCGCAGTACCAACTGGAAGTGCAAAAACGCGAAGGCCTGGAAGCGCAGGTCAAGGATCTTCAAACCCGTCTCGAGGAGGCGCAGAAGGCCGCCTCTTCCGCCCCAAGCTCAGATGCGCTGCAACGCGAACTGGATCTTGTGAAGAAGTCCGAGGAATTGGCAAAAATGGAAAAAGCCAACCTCGAGACCAAACTCCAACAGACCGAGGCCAAACTTCAGGAAGCACTTCAGCGTCCTGCGGATACCGGCGAATCCGATATACTCAAGCAGGAACTCCAGGCCGCCAAGTCAGAACTGGAATCTCTCCGCGAATCCGAACAGGCGCTCCGTGACAGCGAACAGGCTCTGCAGGATGAAAAGCTCGCCCTCCAGAACGAGTCGATCAATCTTCAAACTCAGATCAGCGATCTCGAATCCCAACTGGAGAACGCAAAGCGTCAGTCCACCCAGGGCTCGGAAGAGGTGGAATCCCTGCAAAAAGAAATCGAGCTCACCAAAAAAGCCGAAGAGCTTCTCAAAACGGAAAAGGATTACCTGGCCGGGCAGCTGAAGGAATTGCAGGCCAGCCTGGAACAGGCCAACCAGTCCAGCGGGGAAAGCGATGCCTTGAAACAGGAAGTCGCCGCACTCAAGGAGACGGAGCAGGCACTCACTGCCGAAAAAACTTCCCTCGAACAACAGTTGAAGGATGCGTATGCGAAGGTCGATCAGGCGTTGAAGCAGGCGGCGGCGGGCTCCGGCAAATCGGAATCGCTGGAGCAGGAACTGGCGCAACTGCGCGAGGGCAAGGAACAGTTACGGCAGGAAAAGGCGGAACTGGAAAAACTGCTCAACGCCGCCAAGGCGAAGATCAAGGAAGTGGAGCAAAAGGCGACCGACACGAAAGAACTGGAAGCGCTCAAAAAAGAACTCGAGCAGGCCAAAAAGAGCGAGGAGTTGCACAAGAAGCAGACCGAAAACCTGGAAGGCCAGTTGCGCAAGTATCAGGACGACCTGCAACACCTGCGGGCGGGAATACAGATGGAGTCCGAAGCCCGGGCCAAGGCGGAAGCGGAGGTGCGGGCGATCCAGTCGCAGATCAGCGCCGCCGCGGCGGTATCTTCGGAACCCGCCGCTGCGCCTCCGCCGCAAAAACAGTCGGCTCCGGCGCGCCCTGCGAGTCCGCCTCCGGGACGCCCCGCTGCGGCCGCATCCGGCGGGGGGCAGGATGAGCGCGAGATCGAACGTTTAAAACAGATGATCAAGCAGAAACCCCGCGATCCAAAACTGCACGCTCAATTGGGCAAACTATATTCAGATCGCAAACGGTATCAGGAAGCGGTGGAGCCGCTCACGCAAGCGGTTCGGCTGAACCCGCGCGATGCACAGATCTGTTACCAGTTGGGCAACACGCAATACCGGCTGGACCATTACCAGGAAGCGCTCGACGCTTTCAACAAGGCGGTGCGTGCCAACCCGAAATACGCGGAAGCGCATTTCTTCCTGTGCACGCTCAACGAGCTGGTCGGCAACGAAGACGTGGCGCAACGCCACTACCAGAAAGCCATCAAACTCGATCCCGACATCGAAAACAAAATGGGCATGATCTGA
- the modB gene encoding molybdate ABC transporter permease subunit, whose translation MESALDWQPIILTLQLAGMTVLLLLLAGTPVAWWLSQTKSRWKVWIEAVVALPLVLPPTVLGFYLLIALGANGIIGGPLQEWTGASLAFTFPGLVLASTLYSLPFVVQPLQGAFESIGRPYLEAAWALRASRWDAFFTVASPLALRGYITAIVLGFAHTLGEFGVVLMVGGNIPGKTKVLSIAIYDHVEVLEYTQAHLLSGGLLVFSFAVLLIVYTFNRRLPLHVS comes from the coding sequence ATGGAAAGCGCCCTCGACTGGCAACCCATTATTCTCACCCTCCAGCTGGCCGGCATGACCGTACTGTTGCTGTTACTCGCAGGCACGCCCGTGGCCTGGTGGTTGTCGCAAACCAAGTCGCGCTGGAAGGTGTGGATTGAGGCGGTGGTCGCCCTTCCACTCGTGTTGCCGCCGACGGTGCTGGGTTTTTACCTGTTGATCGCGCTGGGCGCAAACGGAATCATTGGCGGCCCCCTCCAGGAGTGGACCGGCGCCTCCCTGGCCTTCACCTTTCCGGGTCTGGTCCTCGCGTCCACCCTGTACTCCCTGCCCTTTGTCGTGCAACCATTGCAGGGCGCGTTTGAATCGATTGGCAGACCCTATCTCGAAGCGGCGTGGGCGCTTCGCGCCTCCAGGTGGGACGCGTTTTTCACCGTGGCTTCGCCTCTGGCCCTTCGGGGTTACATCACCGCCATCGTGCTGGGGTTCGCGCACACCCTAGGCGAGTTCGGCGTGGTGCTGATGGTGGGAGGCAACATTCCGGGCAAAACGAAAGTCCTTTCGATCGCCATTTACGATCACGTGGAAGTGCTCGAATACACCCAGGCTCACCTGCTGTCGGGCGGTCTCCTAGTATTTTCCTTTGCGGTGCTGTTGATCGTCTACACCTTCAACCGCCGCCTTCCTTTGCACGTTTCATGA
- the modA gene encoding molybdate ABC transporter substrate-binding protein produces MSKWTTVLGVMAVFGFPALSCAETVTVAVASNFLGPLKQIARQFEAETGHAARIVSGSTGKLYAQIKNGAPFHVFLAADSKRPRLLEEEQLASPGWRFTYARGKLVLWSADPESINEDGAGVLKTGKFRHLAVANPKTAPYGRATQSTLQKLGLWEALQQRIVRGENVVQTFQFAASGNAEFGFVALSQVLALPPGKQGSRWDVPQSFHPPIDQDAVLLAKGIHNAAAKALLEFLKSPATKRQIGAFGYDTD; encoded by the coding sequence ATGTCGAAGTGGACAACTGTGTTGGGCGTGATGGCGGTGTTCGGGTTCCCCGCCCTGTCTTGCGCGGAAACGGTGACCGTTGCGGTGGCATCCAATTTTCTGGGCCCGCTCAAACAGATTGCCCGTCAATTCGAGGCCGAGACGGGGCACGCGGCGCGCATCGTGTCGGGAAGCACTGGCAAGCTGTATGCGCAAATCAAAAACGGGGCACCGTTTCACGTATTTCTGGCGGCGGACTCCAAACGCCCTCGCCTGCTGGAGGAAGAACAGCTCGCCTCACCGGGATGGCGCTTCACGTATGCGCGGGGAAAACTTGTGTTGTGGAGCGCAGATCCGGAATCCATCAACGAAGATGGCGCCGGGGTACTGAAAACCGGAAAGTTCCGCCACCTGGCTGTTGCCAACCCGAAGACCGCACCCTACGGCCGGGCGACGCAATCCACCCTGCAGAAACTCGGCCTGTGGGAAGCGTTGCAGCAACGCATCGTGCGCGGTGAGAACGTGGTGCAGACGTTTCAGTTTGCAGCGAGCGGCAACGCGGAATTTGGTTTCGTCGCCCTGTCACAGGTGCTGGCACTCCCCCCCGGAAAACAGGGAAGCCGCTGGGACGTACCGCAGTCCTTTCACCCTCCCATCGACCAGGACGCGGTTCTTTTGGCAAAAGGAATCCACAACGCCGCCGCGAAAGCGTTGCTCGAGTTTTTGAAATCCCCGGCCACGAAAAGACAGATCGGGGCCTTCGGTTACGATACGGATTGA
- a CDS encoding Glu/Leu/Phe/Val family dehydrogenase gives MSTQYVDNFADDIGPIKILHIYKPKSQLRGIVVVDNLAMGPAAIGGCRMAPDVSTREVFRLARAMTLKNAVNGLPYGGGKSAIVGDPKSDLKETWMREFARAIRDLKEYIPGPDMGTDEQCMAWVHEEAGRAVGLPYSKGGLPLDELGATGFGVAVASDAASEWMQLPLENARVVIQGFGNVGRAAATCLLERGVHVIAVNDSDGGLHNPDGLNIPELFRWVQTRNLNRATHLGEPMERDRVLEIESDIFVPAARPDVFTEANQHLLKTRLVLEGANIPITHEAARVLHDRGIMVIPDIIANSGGVICAAAEYEGKTEDQAFDAIRKSVYRNTTALLKRVRERKQYPHDAALQMAREVLSKKMGLYAST, from the coding sequence ATGAGCACTCAATACGTGGACAATTTCGCCGACGACATCGGTCCCATTAAAATCCTTCACATTTATAAACCCAAGTCCCAACTCCGCGGCATCGTGGTGGTCGACAACCTGGCCATGGGGCCGGCCGCCATTGGGGGATGCCGCATGGCACCCGACGTCTCCACCCGCGAGGTGTTCCGTCTGGCGCGGGCCATGACGTTGAAGAACGCCGTCAACGGCCTGCCGTACGGCGGAGGCAAGTCCGCGATCGTCGGCGACCCAAAAAGTGACCTGAAAGAAACCTGGATGCGTGAATTCGCACGCGCCATCCGTGACCTGAAAGAATACATTCCCGGCCCGGACATGGGCACCGACGAGCAATGCATGGCCTGGGTTCACGAGGAAGCCGGGCGCGCCGTGGGCCTGCCTTATTCGAAAGGCGGCCTGCCGCTGGATGAATTGGGCGCGACGGGCTTTGGTGTGGCCGTGGCGTCGGATGCGGCCAGCGAATGGATGCAGTTGCCACTGGAAAACGCGCGCGTGGTCATTCAGGGGTTTGGCAATGTCGGCCGGGCGGCGGCGACCTGCCTGCTGGAACGCGGGGTGCACGTCATCGCGGTCAACGATTCGGATGGCGGGTTGCACAATCCGGATGGTTTGAACATTCCGGAATTGTTTCGCTGGGTACAGACCCGGAACCTGAACCGCGCCACGCATCTGGGCGAGCCCATGGAACGCGACCGGGTGCTGGAAATCGAAAGCGACATCTTCGTTCCCGCGGCGCGGCCGGACGTGTTCACCGAAGCCAACCAGCACCTGCTGAAAACCCGGCTGGTGCTGGAGGGCGCGAACATTCCCATCACGCACGAGGCGGCGCGCGTGCTGCATGACCGCGGCATCATGGTGATCCCGGACATCATTGCCAACAGCGGCGGAGTCATTTGCGCCGCGGCGGAATACGAGGGTAAAACCGAGGACCAGGCGTTCGACGCGATCCGCAAATCCGTTTACCGCAACACCACGGCGCTGCTCAAACGTGTGCGCGAACGCAAACAGTACCCGCACGACGCGGCCCTGCAAATGGCGCGGGAGGTGTTGTCCAAAAAAATGGGGCTTTACGCCAGCACATGA
- a CDS encoding DUF6279 family lipoprotein gives MARRPLLPRPARPGRRRLILLVLCLVIAAGCSRTRIAYNFSDWFLVHRIDHYFDLTREQERFLDHRVAALQVWHRRHELPRLVAALDELDRRYTDGLSAEDADWIWHQQGNFWDRLIARGLPDFSRFLATLHEEQIRHLEGRFQNDGGWLVKQAALTADELKSDHREWVLDVFDDWYGGLTEEQVARISYWLRANHDWVQLRLENRNRFQRDFLNLVRQGGSAEFYHARLLQWLRHPESHWVAGFEAGLRDRHRYWMDLIVRVDAEMAPVQRQHARQRMQGYRDDFASLTEIG, from the coding sequence CGGCCGGATGCAGCCGCACCCGGATCGCCTACAACTTCTCCGACTGGTTTCTCGTTCACCGCATCGATCACTACTTCGATCTCACCCGTGAGCAGGAGCGGTTTCTTGATCACCGTGTCGCCGCCCTGCAGGTGTGGCACCGCAGGCATGAACTGCCGCGTCTCGTCGCCGCGCTCGACGAACTCGACCGGCGTTACACCGACGGTTTGAGCGCGGAGGACGCCGATTGGATCTGGCATCAGCAGGGGAACTTCTGGGACCGGCTGATCGCCCGCGGCCTGCCGGACTTTTCACGTTTCCTCGCCACGCTCCATGAGGAGCAGATCCGCCACCTGGAAGGGCGTTTTCAAAATGATGGGGGCTGGCTGGTGAAGCAGGCGGCGTTGACTGCAGATGAATTGAAGAGCGACCATCGCGAGTGGGTGCTGGATGTATTCGACGACTGGTACGGCGGGTTGACGGAAGAGCAGGTCGCCCGTATTTCGTATTGGTTGCGTGCCAACCATGACTGGGTGCAGCTGCGACTTGAAAACCGCAACCGGTTCCAGCGGGATTTTCTGAATCTCGTCCGGCAGGGAGGGTCGGCGGAGTTTTACCATGCCCGTCTGTTGCAGTGGCTCCGTCATCCGGAATCCCACTGGGTTGCCGGGTTCGAGGCCGGGCTGAGGGATCGTCACCGTTACTGGATGGATTTGATCGTGCGCGTGGATGCGGAGATGGCCCCCGTCCAGAGACAGCACGCCCGCCAGCGCATGCAGGGTTACCGCGACGACTTTGCGTCCCTGACCGAAATCGGCTGA